The stretch of DNA acttctacacgctgAGGTGCGCTGATCACCATAaggattttcattttttgaattgtgtttcagctgcagggtgacgatttcatcttgattgaaacaatatcaataatatcgacctttgaaaaaaaatgttgagcagaaaagaatattcacagttttCGCATTGGTCAAAATTATCACGAAAGCTTCAATACCATGTcatattatcatatgtcactcacttggaCGCATTACACGAAGATTTTACTAAGATTTaggatcttcaaaattttcaaattgctCAATGGATAATAACTCCGTACTCTATCACAGccatggaatgagccaaggtgataaAGTAAGAAAcgttgattatcatcagcacagatgaggagcTCAAGCAGGAGTACAACCAAAGTTGTCATAAGTTCTGATTACAACGCAACATTGAAACACAGTATCCTACGATGTCACACATTATcctgccgggtgttcgggttcgattcccgttctggccggaggatttttcgtcaaagaaatttccttcgacttgcactgtggtcacgcgtattcaagagcttgcccctcggaatacattcaaggcgtgttatttggcttaagaaatctcaactaagtatttatAAATGacactagttaatgcatacgttgagacggcaaaagttccacagggaatgtTAACGCCTTTTCACGATGCGGGACAatgctgaattttttttcttagtttcatcatcatactttgtcgaaaaaggctttAGTGTAATTACCAGCtatatggcacccgccatgtttttggttcAAACCGCGATTGACGCGTTGAcgccattgagcttcgtttactagtttaggggagcgtcaaataATAGCtaattttcagtcggaatgaacgttttcaaaattaaaattaagaatgaaaattagcttttccatatcacaTTAGTTATACATACATAATCAGTTGAGAGTCGTGGTGACTCGTGCTGTCTCAATTATTCGTCTACAATCTACTCGGTCCTGGGCCACTCGTCGCCAATTTCGTAAGCGTCCCGTCACCCGCAAGTCGGCTTCGATCTGGTCGAGCCACCTGGCACGTTGAGCACCTTTACTTCTGGTGCCGGCGGAGTCATTGAAGAGAACGGATTTCACTGCACTGTCGTCCGGCATCCTCGCAACATGTCCGGCCCACCGTAACCTCCCGACTTTCGCCAGGCGTACAATGGGAATCTCTCCAAGTAGTGCCTGTAGCTCGTGGTTCATACGTCTGCGCCACTCTCCGCTCTCCGTTTGTACTCCACCAAAAATAGTCCGCAGCACTTTCCGCTCAAAGACGGCCAGAGAGCGTATGTCCTCCGTGAGCAGCGTCACAGTCTCGAGTCCATAAAGGACCACTGGTCTTATTAAGGTTTTGTATACCGTTAGCTTTGTGCGACGCCCTATTCTCCTCGACCGAAGCGTCTTGCGGAGCGCAAAGTATGCACGATTTCCAGCTTGAATGCGTCGTTGGATCTCTTCCGGGGTATTGTTGTCGGCGGTGATCAGATATCCCAAGTACACGAATTCATCAACCACTTCCAGTTCATCGCCGTCCACTGTCACTGTCCTTGGGAGGCTCACTGTTTTCTCCTTTGAGCTTAATTAGTAGTCCCaccctcctggcctccgcttTTAGTCTGGCGTAGTTTGCCTCAGCCGTCCCAAAGTTTCTTGTTATTGAGTCAATATCATCTGCGAAATCTGGTCCGTAGTGGCGCGGGCCCCCATGAAACCCGCTTGGTACTGCCCTACGAAGCCTTTGGCTATCGGGGATAGACGACGTGTTAGAATCTGGAAGAGCACCTTGTAAGCAGCGTTAGTTAGCGTTATGCCACGGTAGTTGCCGCACTCGAACCGATcgttttatagatggggcaaacAATACCCTCCATCCATTCTTCCGGTAATTTCTCCTCCTCCCAAATCCTGGATATTACCCAATGAAGTGCCGTTGCCAGTATATTTTTACCGTGTTCATATAGAGTTCAGCCGGAAGTCGGTCTTTTCCAGCGGCTCTATTTGCCTTCAGCAGCCCGATTTCTCGCTGGATCTCCTGGAGGTCGGGGGCTGGGACATCATTATCGTTTGAAGGCACTCCCAGGTAGATTTCCATTACGCCTCCATCTGTTATCTCGCCATTGAGGTGCTTATCGAAGAACTGCTGCCATCTCTCGACCACCTCGCGCTCGCTTGTAATCAGGTTTCCTTCCTCGTCCCTACACATTTCCAGATTCGGTATGAAGCTCTTACGAGATTGGTTCACCTTCTCATAGAATTTGCGCGTATCATTAGTCTgattgacgccatatgagccttaataaaaatatatattttggatgaaaaaaaaaaaaattagtctgAAATAGTTGTTCTAATTCGTCACGATCCCTGTCCTCCTGCTGGCGATTTTTTCGCCTCAGTATCGTGGTCAACTTATTCCGCGCTCGTCGATATTTGGCCAAATTCTCCCTCGTGGCAATGCTTAGATAGTTTTTCCGAGCTGTTTGGCTTCTCGGCATCGCTTGCTGGCACTCCCCGTCGAACCAGTCTTTTCTTGGGCTCGTAGTTTCCTCACCTAGGCAGAGCTAATCTTACTTATATCATATTAGTATTCTTTtcgaattaaaaacatttttgtttgcaggtggggaaaaagtctcatacgaaaattgtttatgaagacaactttatattataatgaaaaagaatcagcaacaatgttggaattgtatagccataaggttgaatgaaagtcataAATACGTGTCTCATGTAAtttaataacatgatgtgaaaattttcattcaaatattaaaatttaaaaaccggcttcgtgtcttttaatctgatagagattacactaacgagtttgggacccaaattatggccctaatttgaagtcgccaccagacgtcgacactatttttctgtcatcgcgaataaccaatttaccaccatctgacatatcgtgaagttgatgatgaacttttacattagagagatagtgagataggcggtgacggtaggtagagtgagatagcgataagcATGCCATACTCCTGGTATTTACAAACAAGCTAAGACCGAAGGAGCCATTGGAAAATCACCGAACGCGTAGATTCAAGgcattaacccattaacgaccaagctgtaaaaattattttttttacgaaagtcattggtgtaatttcgattattgatgccgaagaaaccccaatgttcaagaattatgtttttcccatctttcattttccgggaaatgactgttcgaaaaatcgaacattggccgaaaccgcactttttttgcaagcacaaacatactgcgatctgaaaatcagttcaaatatacggtattcaaatatacggtattcagaAATGCATTAATTCTATATTCACGGACGAAAAAGCACAGGAGGAtagaggtctctaagtataaaccaaggcgcgtagaagtatatcctaaggtgggccaacttgctaaaaccactcttcagccatcttggaagtctactgtgttttgtttgtaaacaaaacacaatacgcttgtgccggagctcgctcgtgatcagtctgtctctttcacgcttcaagaaaataattccccttccgcTTTCTTCCTCACCACTGCCtcaccatagacccgtcttggtataAACTTAatttaatccacctaaggtgagatgtgacatttcttatttcatgtaatttcaaCTTATTACTTCTATTGTTGGCCGTGATGAAATGTCTATGCTTAAGAATTATTTCTTTCCAATTAtccattttccaaaacctgcgAAATACCAAAATGATGCGAAAAAACAATGTAGTCGAGGGTTGGGTGGTTACTATTCGGTCCGGTGGAAGAATATTTATACCAGCAATCTCATTAAAATCCTCGTTACAtgtactgatcatttcctccgGGTCCTCCACACACGAAACTCTACGAGCCGCCAGTACCTAAGGTTAaggattttcaataatatttactgaattaattgatatttgcaaacattcacaaatgaaaatgcaaaaacaaatgaaaaatttccgtcttccaaagtaaaTAAACTAAAACGCGCTGcagaggttagatgtgttggtataaaatcagcagaaaaaaatgttcgttatggccaacgttcgaaaagttcacataattatgtattttattgggtttttcAACTGAAAGTAAGAACACCTTcccttccaaacatacttgctttatatcgaatttattgcccaataaagttatacaaaactgaatgaacttaagagtaagtggtagctaataaattaagctatctttttgTGCAAAAACATTATCATATGGTAGctgtccaaagacatgaaaaattatcaaagttgctgttcgatttttcgaacgcttggcctaaaatgggttaacttGTCaagtattttgatattttgcgattgcgatttgaatgtttttatagtttgtaaGTTATTTGTACAAATAATCatttattacacttgatatttactgaattttatgtctatttattttgttgaatatgattagaaaatatttttttctgtattaaatagtgactttcaacatttttggctggtttgtcacattaattgcattttttgaaagaatgtcgggagtgtgaacagaactcgtgaccttttgcgtgagaggtaccgatgttaccactacgttaGATCGGCTCTGTGAGagaataatgtcaagtttactcatttaactaactgcaatgtttttaaattgatagttattcagtaagaaaaaaaaatagaaatacgattttcgaagaaatttcGCTATAGGGGTCTGAGGTATAACTTAATTCTGAAAAAGGGTTcgcttgcccaaaatagtttgagaacccctggtctaGATAAACTTatggaaaactaagtatgccaagttgcttactTAGGTATgatcttcacgcccagaaagtttcattaagttctgagagggtcatgccaacatctggtcgagttggcacGAAATCCGTCATATGATAAAATCGGATGAATCAATTCCCCATTTCGTTTACTGTTCATTGTCATTTATTCGGTATAACTGTACACATAATTTGATACACAGATGACTGCGTCGTTCGGCTAAAATATCATCAAATTCTAATTAAAAGTATTTGGTTTCAGTGGTACACTAATATGCTAGGGTTCGTTTGAAAGATCGTTCTTAAAGGTGCTTCTCGGGAAATACGTGCTAGCTGAGGACATATGTTACAATGTTTTACATGGATCTCTTTATTAGAT from Toxorhynchites rutilus septentrionalis strain SRP chromosome 3, ASM2978413v1, whole genome shotgun sequence encodes:
- the LOC129773327 gene encoding uncharacterized protein LOC129773327 gives rise to the protein MCRDEEGNLITSEREVVERWQQFFDKHLNGEITDGGVMEIYLGVPSNDNDVPAPDLQEIQREIGLLKANRAAGKDRLPAELYMNTVKIYWQRHFIGTVTVDGDELEVVDEFVYLGYLITADNNTPEEIQRRIQAGNRAYFALRKTLRSRRIGRRTKLTVYKTLIRPVVLYGLETVTLLTEDIRSLAVFERKVLRTIFGGVQTESGEWRRRMNHELQALLGEIPIVRLAKVGRLRWAGHVARMPDDSAVKSVLFNDSAGTRSKGAQRARWLDQIEADLRVTGRLRNWRRVAQDRVDCRRIIETARVTTTLN